One genomic region from Indicator indicator isolate 239-I01 chromosome 7, UM_Iind_1.1, whole genome shotgun sequence encodes:
- the LOC128967864 gene encoding annexin A8-like isoform X3 — MAWWKAWSEAEGISVIGASNFDPTPDAQTLYKAMKGLGTDEQAIIDVLTKRTNMQRQQIAKSFKAQFGKDLIESLKSELSGNFERLIVALMYSPLKYDAKELYDAMKGERDNATLYVDTALARQDAEALYAAGEKIKGTDEEQFITILCKRSATHLLKVFEEYQKLAGKNIEDSIKSETNGSLEDAMLAIVKCTRNIRCYFAERLYHALKGAGTDDGTLIRVIVSRSEVDLNLIKPEFKRIAGKTLSSMILDDTSGDYKTALLNLCGSD, encoded by the exons aGTGAAGCAGAGGGTATATCTGTGATAGGGGCTTCAAACTTTGACCCCACACCTGATGCTCAGACTCTGTACAAGGCCATGAAAGGGCTTG GGACGGATGAACAAGCTATAATTGATGTCCTAACCAAGAGGACCAATATGCAGCGTCAACAGATTGCCAAATCCTTCAAAGCACAGTTTGGAAAG GATCTGATTGAAAGCCTGAAGTCAGAACTGAGTGGCAACTTTGAGAGGCTCATTGTAGCTCTCATGTACTCCCCACTCAAGTATGATGCCAAGGAGCTCTATGATGCCATGAAG GGTGAAAGGGACAATGCCACTCTCTATGTGGATACAGCACTGGCTCGCCAGGATGCAGAG GCTCTCTatgctgctggggagaagaTAAAGGGCACTGATGAGGAACAGTTCATCACCATCTTGTGCAAAAGGAGTGCCACACACTTGCTGAAAG TGTTTGAAGAGTACCAGAAACTGGCTGGTAAGAATATAGAAGACTCTATCAAGAGTGAAACTAATGGTTCACTTGAAGATGCCATGCTGGCTATTG TGAAATGCACCAGGAACATCCGTTGCTACTTTGCAGAGAGATTGTATCATGCTTTAAAG GGGGCTGGCACCGATGATGGGACACTTATAAGGGTGATTGTTTCTCGAAGTGAAGTTGACTTAAATCTTATAAAACCTGAATTCAAGCGTATTGCAGGaaagactctctccagtatgaTTCTG GATGACACCAGTGGTGATTACAAGACAGCCTTGCTGAATCTCTGCGGCAGTGACTGA
- the LOC128967864 gene encoding annexin A8-like isoform X5 — MAWWKAWSEAEGISVIGASNFDPTPDAQTLYKAMKGLGTDEQAIIDVLTKRTNMQRQQIAKSFKAQFGKDLIESLKSELSGNFERLIVALMYSPLKYDAKELYDAMKGVGTSEDVIIEILASRTKAQIKEIVKAYKEEYGSDLERDIKSETSGYLEQILVCLLQGERDNATLYVDTALARQDAEALYAAGEKIKGTDEEQFITILCKRSATHLLKVFEEYQKLAGKNIEDSIKSETNGSLEDAMLAIVKCTRNIRCYFAERLYHALKGAGTDDGTLIRVIVSRSEVDLNLIKPEFKRIAGKTLSSMILDDTSGDYKTALLNLCGSD, encoded by the exons aGTGAAGCAGAGGGTATATCTGTGATAGGGGCTTCAAACTTTGACCCCACACCTGATGCTCAGACTCTGTACAAGGCCATGAAAGGGCTTG GGACGGATGAACAAGCTATAATTGATGTCCTAACCAAGAGGACCAATATGCAGCGTCAACAGATTGCCAAATCCTTCAAAGCACAGTTTGGAAAG GATCTGATTGAAAGCCTGAAGTCAGAACTGAGTGGCAACTTTGAGAGGCTCATTGTAGCTCTCATGTACTCCCCACTCAAGTATGATGCCAAGGAGCTCTATGATGCCATGAAG GGTGTGGGAACGAGTGAAGATGTTATCATAGAGATCCTGGCATCCCGGACAAAAGCACAGATCAAAGAGATAGTCAAGGCCTACAAAGAAG AATATGGTTCTGATCTGGAACGAGACATAAAATCGGAAACAAGTGGCTACTTGGAACAGATTCTGGTTTGTCTTCTTCAG GGTGAAAGGGACAATGCCACTCTCTATGTGGATACAGCACTGGCTCGCCAGGATGCAGAG GCTCTCTatgctgctggggagaagaTAAAGGGCACTGATGAGGAACAGTTCATCACCATCTTGTGCAAAAGGAGTGCCACACACTTGCTGAAAG TGTTTGAAGAGTACCAGAAACTGGCTGGTAAGAATATAGAAGACTCTATCAAGAGTGAAACTAATGGTTCACTTGAAGATGCCATGCTGGCTATTG TGAAATGCACCAGGAACATCCGTTGCTACTTTGCAGAGAGATTGTATCATGCTTTAAAG GGGGCTGGCACCGATGATGGGACACTTATAAGGGTGATTGTTTCTCGAAGTGAAGTTGACTTAAATCTTATAAAACCTGAATTCAAGCGTATTGCAGGaaagactctctccagtatgaTTCTG GATGACACCAGTGGTGATTACAAGACAGCCTTGCTGAATCTCTGCGGCAGTGACTGA
- the LOC128967864 gene encoding annexin A8-like isoform X1, with translation MAWWKAWSEAEGISVIGASNFDPTPDAQTLYKAMKGLGELTPTTCVNSILLMVSNFAIISSQLTSVHSVYGLLLLSTGTDEQAIIDVLTKRTNMQRQQIAKSFKAQFGKDLIESLKSELSGNFERLIVALMYSPLKYDAKELYDAMKGVGTSEDVIIEILASRTKAQIKEIVKAYKEEYGSDLERDIKSETSGYLEQILVCLLQGERDNATLYVDTALARQDAEALYAAGEKIKGTDEEQFITILCKRSATHLLKVFEEYQKLAGKNIEDSIKSETNGSLEDAMLAIVKCTRNIRCYFAERLYHALKGAGTDDGTLIRVIVSRSEVDLNLIKPEFKRIAGKTLSSMILDDTSGDYKTALLNLCGSD, from the exons aGTGAAGCAGAGGGTATATCTGTGATAGGGGCTTCAAACTTTGACCCCACACCTGATGCTCAGACTCTGTACAAGGCCATGAAAGGGCTTGGTGAGTTGACTCCAACCACATGTGTAAATTCAATTTTGCTTATGGTTTCCAACTTTGCAATTATTTC GTCTCAACTAACTTCTGTGCACAGTGTTTATGGCTTATTGTTGCTCTCCACAGGGACGGATGAACAAGCTATAATTGATGTCCTAACCAAGAGGACCAATATGCAGCGTCAACAGATTGCCAAATCCTTCAAAGCACAGTTTGGAAAG GATCTGATTGAAAGCCTGAAGTCAGAACTGAGTGGCAACTTTGAGAGGCTCATTGTAGCTCTCATGTACTCCCCACTCAAGTATGATGCCAAGGAGCTCTATGATGCCATGAAG GGTGTGGGAACGAGTGAAGATGTTATCATAGAGATCCTGGCATCCCGGACAAAAGCACAGATCAAAGAGATAGTCAAGGCCTACAAAGAAG AATATGGTTCTGATCTGGAACGAGACATAAAATCGGAAACAAGTGGCTACTTGGAACAGATTCTGGTTTGTCTTCTTCAG GGTGAAAGGGACAATGCCACTCTCTATGTGGATACAGCACTGGCTCGCCAGGATGCAGAG GCTCTCTatgctgctggggagaagaTAAAGGGCACTGATGAGGAACAGTTCATCACCATCTTGTGCAAAAGGAGTGCCACACACTTGCTGAAAG TGTTTGAAGAGTACCAGAAACTGGCTGGTAAGAATATAGAAGACTCTATCAAGAGTGAAACTAATGGTTCACTTGAAGATGCCATGCTGGCTATTG TGAAATGCACCAGGAACATCCGTTGCTACTTTGCAGAGAGATTGTATCATGCTTTAAAG GGGGCTGGCACCGATGATGGGACACTTATAAGGGTGATTGTTTCTCGAAGTGAAGTTGACTTAAATCTTATAAAACCTGAATTCAAGCGTATTGCAGGaaagactctctccagtatgaTTCTG GATGACACCAGTGGTGATTACAAGACAGCCTTGCTGAATCTCTGCGGCAGTGACTGA
- the LOC128967864 gene encoding annexin A8-like isoform X2 produces MAWWKAWSEAEGISVIGASNFDPTPDAQTLYKAMKGLGELTPTTCVNSILLMVSNFAIISSQLTSVHSVYGLLLLSTGTDEQAIIDVLTKRTNMQRQQIAKSFKAQFGKDLIESLKSELSGNFERLIVALMYSPLKYDAKELYDAMKGERDNATLYVDTALARQDAEALYAAGEKIKGTDEEQFITILCKRSATHLLKVKCTRNIRCYFAERLYHALKGAGTDDGTLIRVIVSRSEVDLNLIKPEFKRIAGKTLSSMILDDTSGDYKTALLNLCGSD; encoded by the exons aGTGAAGCAGAGGGTATATCTGTGATAGGGGCTTCAAACTTTGACCCCACACCTGATGCTCAGACTCTGTACAAGGCCATGAAAGGGCTTGGTGAGTTGACTCCAACCACATGTGTAAATTCAATTTTGCTTATGGTTTCCAACTTTGCAATTATTTC GTCTCAACTAACTTCTGTGCACAGTGTTTATGGCTTATTGTTGCTCTCCACAGGGACGGATGAACAAGCTATAATTGATGTCCTAACCAAGAGGACCAATATGCAGCGTCAACAGATTGCCAAATCCTTCAAAGCACAGTTTGGAAAG GATCTGATTGAAAGCCTGAAGTCAGAACTGAGTGGCAACTTTGAGAGGCTCATTGTAGCTCTCATGTACTCCCCACTCAAGTATGATGCCAAGGAGCTCTATGATGCCATGAAG GGTGAAAGGGACAATGCCACTCTCTATGTGGATACAGCACTGGCTCGCCAGGATGCAGAG GCTCTCTatgctgctggggagaagaTAAAGGGCACTGATGAGGAACAGTTCATCACCATCTTGTGCAAAAGGAGTGCCACACACTTGCTGAAAG TGAAATGCACCAGGAACATCCGTTGCTACTTTGCAGAGAGATTGTATCATGCTTTAAAG GGGGCTGGCACCGATGATGGGACACTTATAAGGGTGATTGTTTCTCGAAGTGAAGTTGACTTAAATCTTATAAAACCTGAATTCAAGCGTATTGCAGGaaagactctctccagtatgaTTCTG GATGACACCAGTGGTGATTACAAGACAGCCTTGCTGAATCTCTGCGGCAGTGACTGA
- the LOC128967864 gene encoding annexin A8-like isoform X4 codes for MAWWKAWDLIESLKSELSGNFERLIVALMYSPLKYDAKELYDAMKGVGTSEDVIIEILASRTKAQIKEIVKAYKEEYGSDLERDIKSETSGYLEQILVCLLQGERDNATLYVDTALARQDAEALYAAGEKIKGTDEEQFITILCKRSATHLLKVFEEYQKLAGKNIEDSIKSETNGSLEDAMLAIVKCTRNIRCYFAERLYHALKGAGTDDGTLIRVIVSRSEVDLNLIKPEFKRIAGKTLSSMILDDTSGDYKTALLNLCGSD; via the exons GATCTGATTGAAAGCCTGAAGTCAGAACTGAGTGGCAACTTTGAGAGGCTCATTGTAGCTCTCATGTACTCCCCACTCAAGTATGATGCCAAGGAGCTCTATGATGCCATGAAG GGTGTGGGAACGAGTGAAGATGTTATCATAGAGATCCTGGCATCCCGGACAAAAGCACAGATCAAAGAGATAGTCAAGGCCTACAAAGAAG AATATGGTTCTGATCTGGAACGAGACATAAAATCGGAAACAAGTGGCTACTTGGAACAGATTCTGGTTTGTCTTCTTCAG GGTGAAAGGGACAATGCCACTCTCTATGTGGATACAGCACTGGCTCGCCAGGATGCAGAG GCTCTCTatgctgctggggagaagaTAAAGGGCACTGATGAGGAACAGTTCATCACCATCTTGTGCAAAAGGAGTGCCACACACTTGCTGAAAG TGTTTGAAGAGTACCAGAAACTGGCTGGTAAGAATATAGAAGACTCTATCAAGAGTGAAACTAATGGTTCACTTGAAGATGCCATGCTGGCTATTG TGAAATGCACCAGGAACATCCGTTGCTACTTTGCAGAGAGATTGTATCATGCTTTAAAG GGGGCTGGCACCGATGATGGGACACTTATAAGGGTGATTGTTTCTCGAAGTGAAGTTGACTTAAATCTTATAAAACCTGAATTCAAGCGTATTGCAGGaaagactctctccagtatgaTTCTG GATGACACCAGTGGTGATTACAAGACAGCCTTGCTGAATCTCTGCGGCAGTGACTGA
- the NPY4R2 gene encoding neuropeptide Y receptor type 4-2, producing MNKSRAVNDGFHFLTSRNWSSNRSFPVHISNQCRNIADLTVFLATSYSLETVLGIVGNICLIAVIARQKEKANVTNILISNLIISDLFMCLVCLPFTVVYTMMDYWIFGEVMCKMTSFTQCTSVTVSILSLVLIALERHQLIINPTGWRPSISQAYLGIGVIWILACLLSLPFLTTSILSNDLYQQLSHIMNFSTDKAICIDSWPSEQHRLIYTTTLLLLQYCIPLFFIILCYLRIYLRLQKRKDMFEKNEYSNRAGQLRRINILLASMVAAFAVCWLPLHVFNTVVDWNYKIISPCHHNLIFSLCHLVAMASTCVNPVIYGFLNSNFKKEVKSLILSCQHNSVSASMEEYDHLPLSTMQTEISKGSLTLNCRHNSI from the coding sequence ATGAATAAGTCAAGGGCTGTTAATGATGGTTTTCATTTCCTGACCAGTAGGAACTGGAGTTCAAACCGAAGCTTCCCTGTGCACATTTCTAATCAGTGCAGGAACATCGCTGACCTTACTGTCTTTCTAGCCACCTCTTACAGCTTGGAGACTGTCCTAGGCATTGTTGGAAACATCTGTCTTATTGCTGTCATAGccaggcagaaggaaaaggcCAACGTAACCAATATCCTAATTTCCAATTTAATAATCTCAGACTTGTTTATGTGTCTTGTCTGTCTGCCTTTTACTGTCGTTTACACCATGATGGACTACTGGATATTTGGGGAAGTTATGTGCAAAATGACCTCTTTCACTCAGTGCACATCTGTGACGGTGTCAATTCTTTCCCTTGTTCTTATTGCTCTGGAAAGACACCAACTCATCATAAATCCGACTGGCTGGAGGCCAAGTATCTCCCAAGCCTATCTGGGAATTGGAGTAATTTGGATTTTAGCCTGTCTCTTGTCCCTGCCCTTTTTGACCACATCCATTTTGTCCAATGATTTGTATCAGCAGCTCTCCCACATTATGAATTTTTCCACTGACAAGGCCATATGCATTGACTCATGGCCTTCAGAGCAACACAGACTGATCTACACTACCACTTTGCTGCTCTTGCAGTATTGCATCCCACTGTTCTTCATTATACTTTGCTACCTGCGTATCTACTTACGTCTACAGAAGAGAAAGGACATGTTTGAGAAGAATGAATACAGCAACCGAGCAGGTCAGCTGAGAAGGATAAATATTTTGTTAGCATCCatggttgctgcttttgctgtttgctgGCTACCACTGCATGTTTTCAACACCGTTGTGGACTGGAATTACAAAATCATTTCGCCTTGCCACCATAATCTGATCTTCTCGTTGTGCCACCTTGTAGCTATGGCTTCTACCTGTGTCAACCCTGTTATCTATGGTTTCCTAAACAGCAACTTCAAAAAAGAAGTGAAGTCACTGATTCTGAGCTGCCAGCATAATTCAGTATCTGCATCAATGGAAGAATATGATCATTTGCCTTTATCCACCATGCAAACTGAGATTTCCAAGGGCTCACTGACATTGAACTGCAGACATAATTCTATCTAG